One segment of Anser cygnoides isolate HZ-2024a breed goose chromosome 5, Taihu_goose_T2T_genome, whole genome shotgun sequence DNA contains the following:
- the LYSET gene encoding lysosomal enzyme trafficking factor, whose protein sequence is MMNFRQRMGWIGVGLYLLASAAAFYYVFEINETYNKLALEHIQQHPKEPQEGTTWTHSLKVRLLSLPFWLWTIIFLIPYLQMFLFLYSCTRADPKTVGYCIIPICLAVICNRHQTFVKASNQISRLQLIDT, encoded by the coding sequence ATGATGAACTTCCGCCAGAGGATGGGATGGATTGGTGTGGGGTTGTACTTGCTAGCAAGTGCTGCAGCTTTTTATTATGTCTTTGAAATCAATGAGACTTACAACAAACTAGCACTGGAGCACATTCAGCAACATCCCAAGGAACCACAGGAAGGAACCACATGGACGCACTCCTTAAAAGTACGACTGCTATCCTTGCCTTTTTGGCTGTGGACTATAATCTTTTTAATACCATATTTACAGATGTTCTTGTTCCTCTATTCCTGTACAAGAGCTGACCCCAAAACTGTTGGCTATTGCATCATTCCTATCTGCTTGGCTGTTATTTGCAATCGTCATCAAACATTTGTGAAGGCCTCTAATCAGATCAGTAGATTACAGCTGATTGACACTTAA